A window from Mycobacterium botniense encodes these proteins:
- a CDS encoding TetR/AcrR family transcriptional regulator: MPAQISTTEARSSVVRVRDAQRLQTRARLFDAAVAEISRSGLAGADISAIAAAAGVSRGTFYFHFPTKEHVLVELERAEEARIVAKLGTTTTRPVDLVSVLRLLVRQVLDAEQRLGPVIFRDMLGLHFSAMRPVDDEVGEHPLAEFVIAAIAEAQTAGRVAPDADAAELGTLFLTGLFALLATGATASGARGALLDRYVLTIVHGMETR; encoded by the coding sequence GTGCCCGCGCAGATATCCACCACCGAAGCTCGTTCGTCGGTTGTCCGGGTAAGGGACGCGCAGCGGCTCCAGACGCGGGCTCGTCTATTCGACGCCGCGGTGGCCGAGATCAGCCGGTCTGGATTGGCGGGCGCGGACATCAGCGCCATCGCTGCAGCGGCGGGAGTGTCACGGGGAACGTTCTACTTCCACTTTCCGACCAAGGAGCACGTCCTGGTCGAGTTGGAGCGGGCGGAGGAAGCCAGAATCGTGGCCAAGCTCGGCACCACAACGACCAGGCCGGTGGATCTGGTGTCGGTGCTGAGGCTGCTGGTGCGCCAGGTGCTCGACGCGGAGCAGCGGCTGGGCCCGGTGATCTTCCGGGACATGTTGGGGTTGCACTTCTCCGCGATGCGGCCGGTTGACGACGAGGTGGGTGAGCATCCGCTGGCTGAATTCGTGATCGCCGCGATCGCCGAAGCGCAAACTGCAGGCCGGGTGGCTCCAGACGCAGACGCGGCTGAACTCGGAACGCTCTTCCTCACCGGGCTATTCGCGTTGCTGGCCACCGGTGCGACGGCGTCTGGGGCGCGGGGAGCACTGTTGGACCGGTACGTGCTGACGATCGTTCACGGAATGGAGACACGATGA
- a CDS encoding Mu transposase domain-containing protein — MPDEQFDTALTLTPRVDRYAQVMVRCNQYSVPTRFIGHRLRVKLSASAVTVYDRSTVVARHQRAIGKGAKVLDLDHYLEILHRKPGALPGATALAQARAAKAFTATHDAFWAAARKAHGDAGGTRTLVEVLLLHRHLERADVLAGISAALSVGSTSPDVVALEARKAAERRGAASGPDGFDRDGRVVILAEHRPALLDDERPLPSVHKYDTLLLRAETS; from the coding sequence GTGCCGGACGAGCAGTTCGACACCGCGCTGACCCTGACGCCGCGGGTGGACCGCTACGCGCAGGTGATGGTGCGCTGCAATCAATACAGCGTGCCGACCCGGTTCATCGGGCATCGGCTGCGGGTCAAGCTGTCGGCCTCGGCGGTCACCGTCTATGACCGTTCCACGGTGGTGGCCCGGCATCAGCGCGCGATCGGCAAGGGCGCCAAAGTCCTCGATTTGGATCACTATCTGGAAATCCTGCACCGCAAACCCGGTGCCTTGCCTGGGGCGACCGCGTTGGCCCAGGCCCGCGCCGCCAAGGCGTTCACCGCCACCCACGACGCTTTTTGGGCCGCCGCCCGGAAAGCCCACGGCGACGCGGGAGGAACCCGCACGCTGGTGGAGGTGCTGCTGCTGCACCGCCACCTTGAGCGCGCCGACGTGCTGGCCGGCATCAGCGCGGCGCTGTCGGTCGGCTCCACCAGCCCCGACGTGGTGGCCCTGGAAGCCCGCAAGGCCGCCGAACGGCGCGGCGCGGCATCCGGTCCAGATGGCTTCGACCGCGACGGCCGGGTGGTCATTCTGGCCGAGCATCGCCCCGCCCTGCTCGACGATGAGCGTCCACTACCGTCGGTTCACAAATACGACACCCTCCTGCTGCGGGCCGAGACCTCATGA
- the istB gene encoding IS21-like element helper ATPase IstB, which produces MTRRRQVTEQAATAAIEQGCRMLRLPTIRDRFTEIADAAEREHMTYLGFLSELVIAECDDRTRRRAERRTRDAGFPRPKRLEEFSFDANPAINPAVIGQLATCDWVKAGHPLCLIGDSGTGKTHLLIALGTLAAEAGYRVRYTLASKLVNELVEASDDKQLTKLINRYGRVDLILVDELGYLHLDRRGAELLFQVLTEREERSAIAIASNEPFSSWTKTFTDPRLCAAIVDRLTFAGQIIETGSTSYRLAHARNTRPAR; this is translated from the coding sequence ATGACCCGCCGCCGCCAGGTCACCGAGCAGGCCGCCACCGCAGCGATCGAGCAGGGCTGCCGGATGCTGCGCCTTCCCACCATTCGGGACCGGTTCACCGAAATCGCCGACGCCGCCGAACGCGAACACATGACCTACCTCGGGTTTCTATCTGAGCTGGTGATCGCCGAATGCGACGACCGCACCCGCCGCCGTGCCGAACGCCGCACCCGCGACGCTGGGTTTCCCCGACCAAAACGGTTGGAGGAGTTCTCTTTTGACGCCAACCCGGCCATCAACCCCGCGGTCATCGGGCAACTGGCCACCTGCGACTGGGTCAAAGCCGGACATCCGCTCTGTTTGATCGGCGACTCCGGCACCGGCAAGACACATCTGCTCATCGCGCTGGGCACCCTGGCCGCCGAAGCCGGCTACCGGGTCCGCTACACATTGGCCAGCAAGCTGGTCAATGAACTGGTCGAAGCCTCCGACGACAAGCAGCTGACCAAGCTGATCAACCGCTATGGCCGCGTCGATTTAATCCTGGTAGACGAGCTGGGCTACCTGCACCTGGACCGGCGCGGCGCCGAACTGCTGTTCCAAGTTCTCACCGAACGCGAAGAGCGCTCGGCCATCGCGATCGCCTCCAACGAGCCATTCTCCTCGTGGACAAAGACATTCACCGATCCCCGGCTCTGCGCCGCCATTGTGGATCGTTTGACGTTCGCCGGGCAGATCATCGAAACCGGCAGCACCTCCTACCGGCTCGCCCACGCCCGCAACACCCGCCCCGCGCGCTAA
- a CDS encoding IS30 family transposase: MGAQRKTRHGDVEKQQWFGRLIAQGVSNRQACRIVGINRRTGTRWRYGRTIRNTAGEPVHYPPVSLAAPKPRHPRYLSSAERTMIADLHRGGVSVRGIAEELGRAASTVSRELRRNADDQGRYLPATAERLTVERQSRSRTRRVARDEQLCAVVAELLGKRWSPEQVAHELPVRFPDQPERHLCTESIYQAIYDPKTALTRPAKRRRRRRRRRIQGLERRGRLTAMTMIADRPVEVEARVQVGHWEGDCLMGAGNRSAIGTLVERVTRFVILVHVPTSRPTAEAMRDGVIDALGALPAHLRRTLTWDQGKELALHQQITAHIGTRVFFCDAHSPWQRGSNENTNGLLRDYFPKGADLANISPQELQRVADELNDRPRKTLDWARPADLITDAVVVTGRTA; the protein is encoded by the coding sequence GTGGGAGCACAGCGAAAGACCCGACACGGCGACGTGGAGAAGCAGCAGTGGTTCGGTCGGCTGATTGCCCAAGGGGTCAGCAACCGCCAAGCGTGCCGGATCGTGGGAATCAACCGCAGGACCGGGACACGCTGGCGCTACGGGCGCACAATCCGCAACACTGCCGGCGAGCCGGTGCACTATCCACCGGTGAGTCTTGCAGCACCCAAGCCGCGCCATCCTCGATATTTGTCGTCGGCGGAGAGGACGATGATCGCCGATTTACACCGCGGCGGTGTCAGCGTGCGCGGTATCGCCGAGGAGCTGGGTAGGGCGGCCTCGACGGTCTCGCGGGAGCTACGCCGCAACGCCGACGATCAGGGCCGCTACCTGCCGGCTACGGCGGAGCGGCTTACTGTCGAGCGGCAATCCCGGTCGCGGACGCGCCGCGTAGCGCGTGATGAGCAGCTATGCGCTGTGGTGGCCGAGCTGTTAGGCAAGCGGTGGAGTCCTGAACAGGTGGCTCATGAACTGCCGGTGCGGTTTCCTGACCAGCCCGAGCGCCATCTGTGTACCGAGTCGATCTACCAGGCGATCTATGATCCCAAGACCGCGTTAACCCGTCCGGCCAAACGGCGGCGCCGGCGGCGCCGACGCCGGATCCAGGGCCTGGAACGCCGTGGTCGGCTCACCGCTATGACGATGATCGCTGATCGACCGGTCGAGGTCGAGGCCCGGGTGCAGGTTGGGCATTGGGAGGGCGATTGCCTCATGGGTGCTGGAAACCGGTCGGCGATCGGCACTCTCGTCGAACGCGTCACGCGCTTTGTCATCCTTGTCCACGTGCCCACGAGCCGACCGACCGCGGAGGCGATGCGCGATGGCGTCATCGACGCACTGGGCGCTCTTCCCGCCCATCTGCGCCGGACGCTGACCTGGGATCAAGGCAAAGAACTTGCGCTGCATCAACAGATCACCGCCCACATCGGCACACGCGTGTTCTTCTGTGACGCGCACTCACCGTGGCAGCGCGGCTCCAACGAGAACACCAACGGCTTGCTGCGCGACTACTTTCCCAAAGGCGCTGACCTGGCCAATATCTCACCCCAGGAACTGCAACGCGTCGCCGACGAACTCAACGACCGGCCCCGCAAAACCCTCGACTGGGCCCGACCCGCCGACCTGATCACCGACGCCGTCGTCGTCACGGGCAGGACCGCATAA